The sequence AACCGCATAGAGGTTTTAATGGCCGCTGCCAATACGCCCACAGCCTTGGAAACCGCCAAAATGTACCTGTCCGAATCCAAAAAGTTGCCGGTAGCTGAATTTGAAAATGCCCTTTACATCCATTGCGGCGATGAAGCCGTTCGCCATATTTTCAGGGTTGCGTCCAGTCTCGATTCAATGATGGTGGGAGAGCCCCAGATCCTGGGCCAGATCAAAGAGGCGTATAACGCCGCCACCTTAAAAAAGACTTCCGGTGTTCTTTTGAACCGTCTGTTGCATCGAACCTTTTTCGTAGCCAAACGTGTTCGAACTGAAACCGGAATCGGAGACCATGCCGTCTCGATAAGTTATGCCGCTATCGAACTCGGGAAGAAAATATTCGGCTCGCTTGAAGGTAAAAAGGCGCTGCTCATCGGCGCGGGTGAAATGGCTGAACTGGCGGTGGAACACCTGGTTCGGAATAAGTGCGGGGATATTTTTGTTGCCAACCGCACGTTTGAGCGTGGCCTCAGGCTGGCCGAAAAATATAACGGCCAGGCAGTCCGCTTTGAAGAGATTGCAGATTGCCTTAAGCTTGTGGATATTATCATCAGCTCAACAGGTTCACCCGATGTCATCATCACCTGCGATCAGGTCAAGGGCGTCATGCGCAGCCGGCGAAACCGCCCGCTTTTCTTTATCGATATTGCGGTCCCCCGAGATATTGATCCTGCCATAAACCGGCTGACCAATTCGTACGTGTATGACATTGACGACTTAAAAGGGGTCATCGAAGACAATATTGAAGAGCGCAACCGCGAAGCGATCAAAGCAGAAAGAATCGTCGACGAGGCTGTCATCCGTTTTCGGCAGTGGTATGACAGCCTGGATGTTGTTCCGACCATCGTTGCCTTAAGAAACAAACTGGACTTGATT comes from Candidatus Desulfatibia profunda and encodes:
- a CDS encoding glutamyl-tRNA reductase, with translation NRIEVLMAAANTPTALETAKMYLSESKKLPVAEFENALYIHCGDEAVRHIFRVASSLDSMMVGEPQILGQIKEAYNAATLKKTSGVLLNRLLHRTFFVAKRVRTETGIGDHAVSISYAAIELGKKIFGSLEGKKALLIGAGEMAELAVEHLVRNKCGDIFVANRTFERGLRLAEKYNGQAVRFEEIADCLKLVDIIISSTGSPDVIITCDQVKGVMRSRRNRPLFFIDIAVPRDIDPAINRLTNSYVYDIDDLKGVIEDNIEERNREAIKAERIVDEAVIRFRQWYDSLDVVPTIVALRNKLDLIVKTEIEKTLLSLNHLSDEDCQAITRMANAMISKILHDPTRLLKNNEGHGNKSECLDLTRKLFNLDE